From a single Apium graveolens cultivar Ventura chromosome 2, ASM990537v1, whole genome shotgun sequence genomic region:
- the LOC141687552 gene encoding uncharacterized protein LOC141687552 — MKESDSIDDFSMKLAGLVTNIRELGEEIDECNVVKKLLRAVPIKFLQIASTIEQFGDLDTMTLEETVGSLKSHEERLKGTTDTGGNQLLLTREQWIERENDESKLLLTREEWLKRSYKGGGEMSTQRFRGRDGVRSSRDKSKVRCFKCLAYMHYTIECKNPKREKEVKKEANMAQIPDDEPALLLVEHEKNEKTEMLINEERANCGIYTMELVTT, encoded by the coding sequence ATGAAAGAAAGTGACAGCATCGATGATTTCAGCATGAAGCTAGCAGGACTGGTTACGAATATACGAGAATTAGGGGAAGAAATCGATGAATGTAATGTGGTAAAGAAGCTATTGAGGGCTGTGCCTATAAAGTTCTTGCAAATTGCATCAACTATCGAGCAATTTGGGGATCTGGACACAATGACATTAGAGGAAACAGTGGGATCACTAAAATCTCATGAAGAGCGGCTTAAGGGAACGACTGATACTGGGGGAAATCAATTGTTGCTTACTAGGGAACAATGGATTGAAAGGGAAAATGATGAATCAAAATTGCTGTTAACAAGGGAGGAATGGTTAAAACGCAGCTACAAAGGCGGTGGTGAGATGAGCACTCAAAGATTTCGAGGAAGGGATGGTGTTCGCAGCAGTCGTGACAAAAGCAAGGTGCGATGTTTTAAATGCCTTGCCTACATGCACTATACAATTGAATGTAAAAACCCAAAGAGGGAGAAAGAAGTAAAAAAAGAAGCGAACATGGCACAAATCCCTGATGACGAACCTGCTCTGTTATTGGTTGAACATGAAAAGAATGAGAAGACCGAGATGTTAATTAATGAAGAGCGAGCAAACTGTGGTATTTATACAATGGAGCTAGTAACCACATGA
- the LOC141687568 gene encoding secreted RxLR effector protein 161-like gives MERPTVMHLNAAKRILRYVKGTIYYGLIYTKDDENNVVIGYSDSDLAGNVEDRKSTGGKVFYLNKSLITWSSQKQKCVARSSCEAEFMAATAASCQAIWLKKLLMQITGIGIQPVTLFIDNKSAIDLAKNPVFHGRSKHIDVRFHFIRECIENGDSHETRMLKRTEG, from the coding sequence ATGGAGAGACCCACTGTGATGCATTTGAATGCAGCAAAAAGAATTTTGCGTTATGTGAAAGGAACGATATATTATGGATTAATCTATACTAAGGATGATGAAAACAACGTGGTGATTGGCTATTCAGATAGTGATTTAGCAGGGAACGTAGAGGACAGAAAGAGCACTGGTGGCAAGGTCTTTTATCTGAACAAAAGTCTGATAACCTGGAGTTCACAGAAGCAAAAGTGTGTTGCACGCTCCTCATGTGAGGCAGAGTTTATGGCGGCAACTGCGGCTTCATGTCAAGCAATATGGCTAAAAAAGTTGTTGATGCAGATCACTGGAATTGGTATTCAACCCGTGACCTTATTCATTGATAATAAGTCAGCTATTGACTTAGCAAAAAACCCGGTCTTTCATGGCAGGAGCAAACACATAGACGTGAGATTTCACTTTATCAGAGAGTGCATTGAAAATGGCGATAGTCATGAAACACGTATGCTCAAAAGAACAGAGGGCTGA
- the LOC141687528 gene encoding uncharacterized protein LOC141687528, with amino-acid sequence MANLEKLEFVALDVSGNNYLSWVLDAELHLSANGLKDTIDPEKIPTVEQNTKAIIFLRHHIHEDLKSEYLTIKNPLTLWNNLKDRFDHQKLVHLPSARYDWINLRLQDFKSVAEYNSALFKISSKLILCGENITDTEMIEKTLSIFHPNTMIPAQQYRERNFQKYGELISLLLVAEKNNELLLKNHQIRPTGSAQLPEVHNTSFLKNERGKGHRGGRGYGRNRGRGNFRGRFHNQYHSGHLKWQRDGYNSGHQKWQREVPNKRKAPQEGENRGICHRCGSEGHW; translated from the coding sequence ATGGCGAATCTTGAAAAATTAGAGTTTGTTGCCTTGGATGTTTCCGGAAATAATTATTTGTCATGGGTCCTTGATGCGGAATTACACCTTAGTGCTAATGGCCTAAAAGATACTATTGACCCGGAAAAGATCCCAACTGTTGAACAAAATACAAAAGCGATTATCTTTCTTAGGCATCACATCCACGAAGATCTAAAATCTGAATACCTCACTATCAAAAATCCACTCACCCTTTGGAATAATCTCAAGGATAGATTTGATCACCAAAAACTTGTTCACTTGCCATCTGCCCGATATGACTGGATTAATTTGAGGTTACAAGATTTCAAATCTGTAGCTGAATATAATTCTGCTCTTTTCAAGATAagctcaaaattaattttatgtggTGAAAATATTACTGATACTGAAATGATTGAAAAGACCCTCTCAATCTTTCACCCCAACACTATGATCCCGGCTCAACAATATAGGGAGCGTAATTTTCAGAAATATGGCGAGCTGATATCTCTCCTTCTTGTGGCTGAAAAGAATAATGAGTTGCTACTGAAAAATCATCAGATACGTCCCACAGGCTCTGCCCAGTTACCTGAAGTACATAATACGTCATTCCTGAAGAATGAACGCGGGAAAGGGCATAGAGGAGGACGGGGTTATGGACGAAACCGTGGACGTGGAAATTTTCGTGGTCGGTTTCACAATCAGTATCATTCTGGCCACCTGAAGTGGCAACGTGATGGTTACAACTCTGGCCACCAGAAATGGCAACGTGAAGTGCCAAATAAAAGAAAGGCGCCCCAAGAAGGAGAGAACCGAGGCATCTGTCATAGGTGCGGATCTGAGGGGCACTGGTAA